From Solea solea chromosome 20, fSolSol10.1, whole genome shotgun sequence, one genomic window encodes:
- the si:ch211-171h4.3 gene encoding serine/threonine-protein kinase SBK2, whose protein sequence is MTGATKLLDEMCHLTAQTLTAMDTSEHFKVLKLLGEGSYGKVMLAVHRTRGTPMALKFFPRVSTSLFSFLREYNFSLSFCTHPSLTRALGIAYSTPSHFVFAQQASLFGDLYDIILPEVGMEEDCCQRVVSQLCGALSHLHSLGFVHRDLKPENVFLCDSTCRWVKLGDFGMVKARGTRVPEVWYSSPYCPPEAEIARGNEDSWNSISDENNGVKEDKEEEEKKPRVWVSVEPSTDSWALGILTYAMLTGSHPWAETASDCRSYLKYREWFDSAVEAHEDKLDMWTELQRKNAQDSIDSVGAVRPNIAPQFACFTPLARSFFQSLLDPRPNVRGQPEDALSFLGGDWMMEKERARLEEERKKKRTEKGGIRHTKENEGRGER, encoded by the exons ATGACA GGTGCCACAAAGCTTCTGGACGAGATGTGCCATCTGACGGCTCAGACTCTGACAGCGATGGACACATCTGAGCACTTCAAGGTCCTGAAGCTCCTGGGTGAAGGCTCGTATGGGAAAGTCATGCTGGCCGTACACAGGACGAGAG GTACACCGATGGCTCTGAAGTTCTTCCCTCGGGTGTccacctctctcttctctttcctgAGGGAGTATAACTTCTCTCTGTCGTTCTGTACACACCCATCCCTCACCAGAGCTTTGGGAATCGCGTACTCCACACCTTCACACTTCGTCTTCGCTCAGCAAGCAAGCCTCTTTGGCGACCTCTATGACATCATCCTGCCTGAG GTCGGTATGGAGGAGGACTGTTGCCAGCGTGTGGTGTCCCAGCTATGTGGCGCATTATCCCATCTGCACTCGCTTGGCTTTGTCCACAGAGACCTCAAACCAGAGAACGTCTTCCTGTGCGACTCCACCTGCCGCTGGGTCAAACTGGGAGATTTCGGCATG GTGAAGGCCAGAGGCACCAGGGTCCCAGAGGTCTGGTACAGTTCTCCCTACTGCCCCCCTGAGGCTGAGATTGCTCGTGGAAATGAGGACAGCTGGAACAGCATCAGTGATGAGAACAATGGTGTTAAGgaggacaaagaggaggaggagaagaagcccAGAGTTTGGGTGTCAGTGGAGCCGAGCACTGACAGCTGGGCGCTGGGAATCCTGACCTACGCCATGCTCACTGGCAGTCACCCCTGGGCTGAAACAGCCAGCGACTGCCGCTCATACCTCAAATATCGCGAGTGGTTTGACAGTGCAGTGGAAGCCCATGAAGACAAACTGGACATGTGGACAGAGCTACAAAGAAAGAACGCTCAGGATTCCATTGATTCAGTTGGAGCAGTGAGACCTAACATTGCACCACAGTTTGCGTGCTTCACTCCACTGGCCCGGTCCTTCTTCCAGTCGCTCCTGGACCCCAGACCCAACGTTCGAGGACAACCCGAGGACGCACTGAGTTTCCTTGGAGGAGACTGGATGATGGAGAAGGAGAGGGCGAGgctggaagaggagaggaagaagaagaggacagagAAGGGAGGGATCAGACACACGAAGGAAAACGAAGGCAGAGGAGAGCGATAA